Proteins encoded together in one Gammaproteobacteria bacterium window:
- a CDS encoding SpoVR family protein has product MSTATLKEPISTGAEWTFELLQQYDEEIRDIAVNEFGLDCYPNQIEVIASEQMLDAYASLGLPISYPHWSYGKEFIRNEQSYRKGMSGLAYEIVINSNPCISYLMEENSMPMQALVIAHACYGHNSFFKGNYLFRQWTDADAIIDYMVFARRYVMQCEERYGFTAVEDTLDSCHALMHHGVDRYRRPAPLSEEEQRIRQLQREEFEWQQFDEIWRTLPARDKELDADAARNGHFPPEPQENLLYFIEKHAPKLASWQRELVRIVRKLSQYFYPQGLTKVMNEGWATFWHYTLLNRLYDRGRVDAGFMLEWLSSHTNVITQRGYDQRGYGGMNPYALGFAMFTDIRRICENPTDEDREWFPDIAGSDWRQTLDFAMRNYKDESFIAQYLSPHLMREFHFFAIDDFEQDAYLSVDAIHNEQGYRRLRQLLAAQYNRDVQVPDIQIVRYDYNGDRALTLQHRRYRGRPLEAHNGGEVLKHIARLWGFTVRLETLDGDELIDTQELKAP; this is encoded by the coding sequence ATGAGCACTGCGACGCTCAAGGAGCCGATTTCCACCGGCGCCGAATGGACCTTCGAGCTGCTGCAGCAGTACGACGAGGAAATCCGCGACATCGCCGTCAACGAGTTCGGGCTGGACTGCTATCCGAATCAGATCGAGGTGATCGCCTCGGAACAGATGCTGGACGCCTACGCCTCGCTCGGCCTGCCGATCAGCTACCCGCACTGGAGCTACGGCAAGGAGTTCATCAGGAACGAACAGTCGTATCGCAAGGGCATGAGCGGGCTCGCCTACGAGATCGTGATCAACTCCAATCCCTGCATCAGCTACCTGATGGAGGAGAACAGCATGCCGATGCAGGCACTGGTGATCGCGCACGCCTGCTACGGTCACAACTCCTTCTTCAAGGGCAACTACCTGTTCCGGCAATGGACCGACGCCGACGCGATCATCGACTACATGGTGTTCGCGCGGCGCTACGTCATGCAATGCGAGGAACGCTACGGTTTCACCGCCGTCGAGGACACCCTGGACTCCTGCCACGCGCTGATGCACCACGGCGTGGATCGCTACCGTCGGCCGGCGCCGCTGTCCGAGGAAGAACAGCGTATCCGCCAGCTGCAGCGCGAAGAGTTCGAATGGCAGCAGTTCGACGAAATCTGGCGCACCCTGCCAGCACGCGACAAGGAACTCGACGCCGACGCTGCGCGTAATGGGCACTTCCCGCCGGAACCGCAGGAAAACCTGCTGTACTTCATCGAGAAGCATGCGCCCAAACTCGCCTCCTGGCAGCGCGAACTGGTGCGCATCGTGCGCAAGCTGTCGCAGTACTTCTATCCGCAGGGCCTGACCAAGGTCATGAACGAGGGCTGGGCCACGTTCTGGCACTACACCCTGCTCAACCGGCTGTACGACCGTGGCCGCGTGGACGCCGGCTTCATGCTCGAATGGCTGAGTTCGCACACCAACGTCATCACCCAGCGCGGCTACGACCAGCGCGGCTACGGCGGCATGAACCCGTATGCGCTGGGCTTCGCGATGTTCACGGACATCCGCCGCATCTGCGAAAACCCCACGGACGAGGATCGCGAGTGGTTCCCGGACATCGCCGGCAGCGACTGGCGACAGACGCTGGACTTTGCGATGCGCAACTACAAGGACGAATCCTTCATCGCGCAATACCTGTCACCGCACCTGATGCGCGAATTTCATTTCTTCGCGATCGACGATTTCGAGCAGGATGCCTACCTCAGCGTGGACGCAATCCACAACGAGCAGGGCTACCGCCGCCTGCGTCAATTGCTGGCCGCGCAATACAACCGCGACGTGCAGGTTCCCGACATCCAGATCGTGCGCTACGACTACAACGGCGATCGCGCGCTGACCCTGCAACACCGCCGCTATCGGGGCCGCCCGCTGGAGGCGCACAACGGCGGCGAAGTGCTCAAGCATATCGCCCGACTTTGGGGATTCACCGTACGCCTCGAAACCCTGGACGGTGACGAGCTCATCGACACTCAGGAACTCAAGGCTCCATAG
- a CDS encoding YeaH/YhbH family protein yields MIIDRRLNDRNKSAVNRQRFIRRYKEQIRKSVADLAGRRSITDMEQGGEVSIPARDISEPSFQHGQGGDREIVHPGNHQFQTGDRIKRPEGEGGGGGSGSGEGDGEQSQDSFEFTLSRDEFMDLFFDDLELPAMVRTMLGDIQEFKWRRAGYTPRGVPTNLSVVRSLQNAMARRIALKKPIERQIAALTEAGAPAEQIEALERRKRMVPFIDELDLRYRNRVKEPQPINRAVMFCLMDVSASMTEDKKDLAKRFYTLLYLFLTRKYEKVDLVFIRHTEDAEEVDEDRFFHDTGSGGTVVLSALRLMQEIMVERYPADQWNIYGAQVSDGDAFGADPEKSRAWLEDLILPAVRYFAYVEVPDNTNRLSPLSHAYRRIEASHMAMATVTGRHEVYPVLRELFRKEAA; encoded by the coding sequence ATGATCATCGACCGCCGGCTCAACGACCGCAACAAGAGCGCCGTCAACCGGCAGCGATTCATACGCCGCTACAAGGAACAGATTCGCAAGTCCGTCGCCGACCTCGCCGGCCGCCGCTCGATCACCGACATGGAGCAGGGCGGCGAGGTCAGCATCCCGGCACGCGACATTTCCGAGCCGAGCTTCCAGCATGGCCAGGGAGGTGACCGAGAGATCGTGCACCCCGGCAATCACCAGTTCCAGACCGGAGACCGCATCAAGCGACCCGAAGGGGAAGGCGGCGGCGGTGGCAGCGGATCCGGCGAAGGCGACGGCGAGCAAAGCCAGGACAGCTTCGAATTCACGCTGTCGCGCGACGAGTTCATGGACCTGTTCTTCGACGATCTGGAGCTGCCGGCAATGGTGCGCACCATGCTCGGCGATATCCAGGAGTTCAAATGGCGGCGTGCCGGCTACACCCCGCGCGGCGTGCCGACCAATCTGTCGGTGGTGCGCTCGCTGCAGAACGCGATGGCACGCCGGATCGCGTTGAAGAAGCCGATCGAACGCCAGATCGCCGCGCTGACCGAGGCCGGCGCGCCGGCCGAGCAGATCGAGGCACTGGAACGGCGCAAGCGCATGGTGCCGTTCATCGACGAACTGGACCTGCGCTATCGCAATCGCGTCAAGGAACCGCAGCCGATCAACCGCGCCGTGATGTTCTGCCTGATGGACGTCTCGGCCTCGATGACCGAAGACAAGAAGGACCTCGCCAAGCGCTTCTACACGCTGCTGTACCTGTTTCTGACGCGCAAGTACGAAAAGGTCGACCTGGTGTTCATCCGCCACACCGAAGACGCCGAGGAAGTCGACGAGGACCGCTTCTTCCACGACACCGGCAGTGGTGGCACCGTGGTGCTGTCTGCACTGCGGCTGATGCAGGAGATCATGGTCGAGCGCTACCCCGCCGATCAGTGGAACATCTACGGTGCACAGGTCTCGGACGGTGACGCTTTCGGCGCAGACCCGGAGAAGAGCCGGGCCTGGCTGGAAGACCTGATCCTGCCGGCCGTGCGCTACTTTGCCTACGTCGAGGTGCCGGACAACACCAACCGCCTGTCGCCACTGTCGCACGCCTACCGCCGCATCGAAGCCAGTCACATGGCGATGGCCACGGTCACCGGGCGCCACGAGGTCTACCCGGTGCTGCGCGAACTGTTCCGCAAGGAGGCCGCATGA